The following nucleotide sequence is from Triticum dicoccoides isolate Atlit2015 ecotype Zavitan unplaced genomic scaffold, WEW_v2.0 scaffold95006, whole genome shotgun sequence.
ACCCAGCAACAGGGGCCTCCTTCACCTTGTTGATCTTGTCCTGGACCTCTGACGCCGCGGCTGCCAAGGCGTGGTCACCACGAAGCTCCGGCACGGGGAGCTTCGATAGGGACCCGGTGAGGCACGCACCGATGTACCCTGCATCGACGGGCGGATCAAGGCGGTCGCGGGTGTCGGCGAAGAAGAAGAGCTGCGCGTCGTCCTCTGGGTAGAATGGCTTGCACCGGGCGAAGCACGTCCAGGCGAGCGCGACGACGGCCGTGAAAGTTGACGGcgggcgaggcaggggcgcgccgtgGGATTCTGCTAGATGGACGATGCGTTGCTTGAGGCGTTGGATGCCCCCCGCGTCCAGGGTGAACGTTCGACGGGTGAACCGCTTTCGTTCTTCAACCAGGGACGACGCTGGTGCCACCTGCGCATAAGAATATTGATTCCTCTGAGCCCACGAAAATCCCAGTTCGAACGTCGAAGACATGAAAGAGAGCAACCACGTACCGAAGGCAAATTCGGGGCCACCTTCCGTAGGACGCTCCTGGCCAGCTCTTCGCCGCCGGGCAGCTTGACGAGCGAGCGGTCGAAGCACGGCGTCGTGGCCGGCGTCTCTCCCCTACACACCGCCGCCCACGCCTCAACGAACGTCCACAGCGCCCGGCCATCCGCGACACCGTGGTGCACCGTCACGCCCACCGCCACGCCGCCCTGGAAGCGCGTGGCCTGCACGGCCAGCACGGGGGCCGGCAACTGGCTCATGTCCACCTCCGGCACGAGCCCCTCGAGCACCCGCAGGTCGTGCTCCTCGTCGCCAGCCAGGCGTCCGATGTCTGCGTCGCACTCCGCGACGACGAACCGGACGCCGTCGGAGGCAGAGCAGCTGACGCCGACGTCCCCCGTCTCCTCGAGGTGGACCAGCTTGCCGGCAAGCGGCGCGAAGCTGCCAAGAGTGGCCGCGAGGGAGGAGCGGAGGGACTCGAGAATGGCGTCGAAGGGCGGCATGTCGTGGTCGGCCTCGTAGAGCAGGACGTGCTGCAGCACCGGGAAGACGACCCAGAGCGCCTCCATCGCGGTGAACCTGATCGGCCCCCGCGGAGTCGCGGCGGTCTCCGGCACGCCGACATAGCTCGCGTCGATGATCCTCACGGGCGACATGGCGGCCGGGGTGGGGTGACGGAGGTCGCAGTTGCCAGGTTGAATTGCCCGCTGGCTATGGCGAGTGGGTGGAGCTGGGCACCACACGGATGCACCGCGCCTTCATTATATTTGGCAGTACGTACGCCAGTCCATGTGCAGGCAGGACATGCAGACCACACAACTTGTCGACGGAGACGGATCGGACGATTTGTAATGTACCGGGAATCTCCTGTAGATAGTCCTCCGGTGAATCTGTGCCGCGCCATGATACTGCAATTGACACTACCTAGGACGTAAAGATAAAGGCCACGTGCCGGATACACCAAAactgagagcatctccaacagatgcGGCAAAAGACGCGCCCGCATGATAAAATTTGGTTTTAGCGCGCGCCGGATGGTTCCGCGCGCTTCAGCGGTAGCGGGAACTTACCGCGCGCGGGAGAAAGCGGCACGCGGCGCTTGGCGCGCCACTTCGCGTGCGCCTATAAAATGCCGCGCTCGCCACGCGTCCTCCCCTCGCAACCTCGCCGCTTTGCCACCTCGCCGCTTCGCCGCTTTCCGCGTCACcatcgcgccaccatgccgccgcgccgccgggccACCGCGGCATCCGT
It contains:
- the LOC119348507 gene encoding phenolic glucoside malonyltransferase 2-like; protein product: MSPVRIIDASYVGVPETAATPRGPIRFTAMEALWVVFPVLQHVLLYEADHDMPPFDAILESLRSSLAATLGSFAPLAGKLVHLEETGDVGVSCSASDGVRFVVAECDADIGRLAGDEEHDLRVLEGLVPEVDMSQLPAPVLAVQATRFQGGVAVGVTVHHGVADGRALWTFVEAWAAVCRGETPATTPCFDRSLVKLPGGEELARSVLRKVAPNLPSVAPASSLVEERKRFTRRTFTLDAGGIQRLKQRIVHLAESHGAPLPRPPSTFTAVVALAWTCFARCKPFYPEDDAQLFFFADTRDRLDPPVDAGYIGACLTGSLSKLPVPELRGDHALAAAASEVQDKINKVKEAPVAGWNFFTLIADACLDRIMNISGSSGFRAYEVADFGWGKPRRTEPITMNHDGQVALMRSRDGQGVQVSVSLLQPAHMDAFKSSFLELLK